GCAACCTGCTGCCGTCGCGCCGGGATGTGGTGCGCAGCGAACTGCTGCGCCTGCTGCCGTGCATGGCCATCGGCTGCACCGTGGGCGTGGTGTTCCTGCTGCACCTCAACTCCGATCTGTTGCTGTTGCTGATGGGGCTTTTCGTGACGGCCTATGCGCTTTACATGCTGGCGGTGAAAGTACGACCGGCCAGGCTGTCCGGTTTCTGGGGAGTGCCGATGGGCACGCTGGGCGGGCTGTTCGGTGCGCTGTTCGGCAGTGGCGGTTTCCTCTATGCCCTCTACCTGAGCGCGCGGCTGGAGCTAAAAGAGCAGGTGCGCGCCACGCAAAGCGCGCTGATCAGTTGCAGCACCGTGGTCCGCCTGTCGCTGTTCCTGATCGCCGGCGTGTATGCCGATACCAGCCTGCTGTTGCTCGCCGCCTGCCTGCTGCCGGTCATGCTCATCGGCCTCTGGGCGGGCCGTCGGTTGACGCTGAAACTGTCCCGCGAAGCCTTCGTGCGACTGGTCACCTGGCTGGTGCTGGCCAGCGGCCTGGCGCTGATCGGTCGCTACCTGGGAGCGTGAGCGGTAGAATTGCGCCATCACCGCAATCCCCAGGCCTGTTTCGCCAATGAACACCCAGAGCATCATCGTTCCCAAACTCTCTACCGTGCCGGTGCACGAGGCCCGCGCCAGGGCCATCCTGCGCTGGCTGGTGCGCGAGAAGATCGTCGAAGAGCAACTGACCACCTGCGGTCGCACCGGCAACCGCATGGGCCATGCCTTAGCCGCAGGCGCACGCAAAGTGGCCCTGCACCCTGAAAAGTTGCCACTCGGCGAACAGCTCAACGGCCTCGAAGTGGTACTCAAGCGCTGCATCTATACACCCAGCGACGGCTTCCTGGAAGAAGCCGGCTGCCCGGAGTGCCGACGCGAGGTGGGTGAGCCGTTGTTCGAGAGCCTGGAAGAGTGGATGCCGGGAGTGAGCGACAACTTCACCTGCCCGCTGTGCGGCTTCGAGGACGACATCAATGGCTTCATTTACCTGCAGCCATGTGCCTTTTCCAACCTCGGGTTCATCTTCAACAACTGGGGCGAGGCCGGGTTCACTCAGGCCTTTCTCGACAGCTTCGCCGACTGGCTCGACCAGCCGGTGGCGGTGGTGCAGGTAAAACTGCCAGAACGCTGACCGAAGGCCCTTATTTTGCATTGAGCGGCGCGCCGTGGATGAGTATAATGGCGCGCTTCCATTTTTCCCGCCCGGGAGCCCCCGCGATGCTGCGTATCAGCCAAGAAGCCCTGACCTTCGACGATATCCTCCTTGTACCTGGCTATTCCGAGGTACTGCCCAATGAAGTCAGTCTCAAGACCCGTTTGACCCGTGGCATCGAGCTGAACATTCCGCTGGTCTCCGCCGCCATGGACACCGTGACCGAAGCGCGCCTGGCCATTGCCATGGCCCAGGAAGGCGGTATCGGCATCATCCACAAGAACATGACCATCGAACAGCAGGCCGGCGAAGTGCGCAAGGTCAAGAAGTTCGAGGCTGGCGTGGTCAAAGACCCGATCACCATCGACGCCGACGCCACCGTGCGTGACCTGTTCGACCTGACCCGCCTGAACAACATCTCGGGTGTTCCGGTGCTGGAGAACGGCGACCTGGTCGGTATCGTCACCTCCCGTGACGTGCGCTTCGAAACCCGCCTGGATGCCAAGGTGCGCGACGTGATGACGCCCAAAGAGCGTCTGGTCACCGTCCGCGAAGGCGCCGACAAGAACGAAGTGCGCGAGCTGCTGCACAAGCACCGCCTGGAAAAGGTCCTGATCGTCGACGACAAGTTCAGCCTCAAGGGCATGATGACCGTCAAGGACATCGAAAAGGCCAAGGCCTACCCGCTGGCCAGCAAGGACGACCAGGGTCGTCTGCGCGTTGGTGCTGCAGTCGGCACCGGCAAGGACACCGGCGAGCGCGTTGCCGCCCTGGTGGCTGCCGGCGTTGACGTGGTTGTCGTCGACACCGCCCACGGCCACTCCAAAGGCGTGATCGACCGCGTTCGTTGGGTCAAGGAAACCTACCCGCAAGTGCAGGTGATCGGCGGCAACATCGCCACCGGCGCTGCGGCCAAGGCCCTGGCTGAAGCCGGCGCCGACGCCGTCAAGGTTGGTATCGGCCCAGGCTCGATCTGCACCACCCGCATCGTCGCCGGTGTCGGTGTACCGCAGATCAGCGCCATCGCCAACGTCGCTGCCGCACTGGA
The Pseudomonas sp. KU43P genome window above contains:
- a CDS encoding sugar ABC transporter ATPase, which codes for MNTQSIIVPKLSTVPVHEARARAILRWLVREKIVEEQLTTCGRTGNRMGHALAAGARKVALHPEKLPLGEQLNGLEVVLKRCIYTPSDGFLEEAGCPECRREVGEPLFESLEEWMPGVSDNFTCPLCGFEDDINGFIYLQPCAFSNLGFIFNNWGEAGFTQAFLDSFADWLDQPVAVVQVKLPER
- a CDS encoding sulfite exporter TauE/SafE family protein, with translation MFAQLSISGLDWLPILLGVGVAYIVFGIAGFGTALVAGPILIHFMPLSRIIPLLVLLDFVAAFGNLLPSRRDVVRSELLRLLPCMAIGCTVGVVFLLHLNSDLLLLLMGLFVTAYALYMLAVKVRPARLSGFWGVPMGTLGGLFGALFGSGGFLYALYLSARLELKEQVRATQSALISCSTVVRLSLFLIAGVYADTSLLLLAACLLPVMLIGLWAGRRLTLKLSREAFVRLVTWLVLASGLALIGRYLGA
- the guaB gene encoding IMP dehydrogenase; this translates as MLRISQEALTFDDILLVPGYSEVLPNEVSLKTRLTRGIELNIPLVSAAMDTVTEARLAIAMAQEGGIGIIHKNMTIEQQAGEVRKVKKFEAGVVKDPITIDADATVRDLFDLTRLNNISGVPVLENGDLVGIVTSRDVRFETRLDAKVRDVMTPKERLVTVREGADKNEVRELLHKHRLEKVLIVDDKFSLKGMMTVKDIEKAKAYPLASKDDQGRLRVGAAVGTGKDTGERVAALVAAGVDVVVVDTAHGHSKGVIDRVRWVKETYPQVQVIGGNIATGAAAKALAEAGADAVKVGIGPGSICTTRIVAGVGVPQISAIANVAAALEGTGVPLIADGGIRFSGDLSKAIVAGASCVMMGSMFAGTEEAPGEVELFQGRSYKAYRGMGSLGAMAQAQGSSDRYFQDSSAGAEKLVPEGIEGRVPYKGALAAIIHQLMGGLRSSMGYTGSATIEEMRTKPEFVRITGAGMAESHVHDVQITKEAPNYRVG